The Miscanthus floridulus cultivar M001 chromosome 7, ASM1932011v1, whole genome shotgun sequence genome includes a region encoding these proteins:
- the LOC136464779 gene encoding auxin-responsive protein IAA10-like isoform X1: MRGGAGPTAAFISGEPPPAAAEEVEENSGGEEEDEEAVVGQDDDDLELGLCLGSKQQQQQQPAPAPCRILTARDLQPGSLSPDSSVSSSSPAAGAGAAAPSKRAKADAAPNATTSPGTVASGHPQSSFGVVGWPPIRTFRMNSLFNQAKENASEAGTKKPAAEADMQEDKEESKKGRVVGWVKVNMEGDIIGRKVDLNAHRSYKTLASALELMFMKPSIGLCTSSSSKSLKLLDNSSEYQLTYEDRDGDWMLVGDVPWEMFVGSVKRLKIMRTSDANGLGPRFQGAHRPTAAYTRGRT; the protein is encoded by the exons ATGAGAGGAGGAGCGGGGCCCACGGCGGCGTTCATATCCGGCGAGCCGCCtccagccgccgcggaggaggtggaggagaactccggcggcgaggaggaggacgaggaggcggtgGTGGGTCAGGACGACGACGACCTGGAGCTGGGGCTCTGCCTCGGctccaagcagcagcagcagcagcagccggcgccggcgccgtgccGGATTCTCACGGCCCGGGACCTGCAGCCGGGGTCCCTGTCGCCGGATTCCTCcgtgtcctcctcctcccccgcggCAGGTGCAGGTGCCGCGGCGCCCAGCAAGAGGGCCAAGGCGGATGCGGCGCCCAACGCCACCACCTCGCCGGGGACGGTCGCTTCTGGCCATCCACAGAG CAGCTTTGGAGTGGTGGGATGGCCACCCATAAGAACTTTCAGGATGAACAGCCTATTTAACCAGGCCAAAGAAAATGCCTCTGAGGCTGGCACAAAGAAGCCCGCTGCTGAAGCTGACATGCAGGAAGACAAGGAGGAGAGCAAGAAAGGACGGGTCGTTGGTTGGGTGAAGGTGAACATGGAAGGAGATATCATTGGAAGGAAGGTGGATCTCAACGCCCATCGATCCTACAAGACCCTTGCCTCAGCACTTGAACTCATGTTCATGAAGCCGTCCATCGGTCTTTGCACTTCTA GTAGTTCAAAGTCTCTTAAGCTATTGGACAACTCATCGGAGTATCAGCTCACCTATGAGGACAGGGATGGGGACTGGATGCTTGTTGGAGATGTTCCCTGGGA GATGTTTGTAGGTTCAGTGAAGAGACTCAAGATCATGAGGACTTCAGATGCCAACGGTCTCG
- the LOC136464779 gene encoding auxin-responsive protein IAA10-like isoform X2 yields the protein MRGGAGPTAAFISGEPPPAAAEEVEENSGGEEEDEEAVVGQDDDDLELGLCLGSKQQQQQQPAPAPCRILTARDLQPGSLSPDSSVSSSSPAAGAGAAAPSKRAKADAAPNATTSPGTVASGHPQSFGVVGWPPIRTFRMNSLFNQAKENASEAGTKKPAAEADMQEDKEESKKGRVVGWVKVNMEGDIIGRKVDLNAHRSYKTLASALELMFMKPSIGLCTSSSSKSLKLLDNSSEYQLTYEDRDGDWMLVGDVPWEMFVGSVKRLKIMRTSDANGLGPRFQGAHRPTAAYTRGRT from the exons ATGAGAGGAGGAGCGGGGCCCACGGCGGCGTTCATATCCGGCGAGCCGCCtccagccgccgcggaggaggtggaggagaactccggcggcgaggaggaggacgaggaggcggtgGTGGGTCAGGACGACGACGACCTGGAGCTGGGGCTCTGCCTCGGctccaagcagcagcagcagcagcagccggcgccggcgccgtgccGGATTCTCACGGCCCGGGACCTGCAGCCGGGGTCCCTGTCGCCGGATTCCTCcgtgtcctcctcctcccccgcggCAGGTGCAGGTGCCGCGGCGCCCAGCAAGAGGGCCAAGGCGGATGCGGCGCCCAACGCCACCACCTCGCCGGGGACGGTCGCTTCTGGCCATCCACAGAG CTTTGGAGTGGTGGGATGGCCACCCATAAGAACTTTCAGGATGAACAGCCTATTTAACCAGGCCAAAGAAAATGCCTCTGAGGCTGGCACAAAGAAGCCCGCTGCTGAAGCTGACATGCAGGAAGACAAGGAGGAGAGCAAGAAAGGACGGGTCGTTGGTTGGGTGAAGGTGAACATGGAAGGAGATATCATTGGAAGGAAGGTGGATCTCAACGCCCATCGATCCTACAAGACCCTTGCCTCAGCACTTGAACTCATGTTCATGAAGCCGTCCATCGGTCTTTGCACTTCTA GTAGTTCAAAGTCTCTTAAGCTATTGGACAACTCATCGGAGTATCAGCTCACCTATGAGGACAGGGATGGGGACTGGATGCTTGTTGGAGATGTTCCCTGGGA GATGTTTGTAGGTTCAGTGAAGAGACTCAAGATCATGAGGACTTCAGATGCCAACGGTCTCG